Genomic DNA from Modestobacter versicolor:
TGGGTCGTCACCCTGCCCGGGGAGAAGCGGCTGCGGACCCTGGTGGGGCTCACCGTCGGTGGGCACGGGTTCCGGGTGGAGGCCTTCGTGTGCCGCCAGCCCGACGAGAACCGCGAGCAGCTGTGGGCCTGGCTGCTGCAGCACAACGCCCGGATGTACGGCGTGAGCTACTCCATCGACACGGTCGGCGACATCTACCTCACCGGCCGGCTCCCGCACGCCGCGGTCACCCCGGAGGAGATCGACCGGCTGCTCGGCTCGGTGCTCACCTACGCCGACGAGCACTTCAACACGATGCTGGAGATCGGCTTCGGCAGCTCGATCCGCCGCGAGTGGGACTGGCGGGTCAAGCGGGGGGAGTCGCTGCGCAACCTCGAGGCCTTCGCCGCGTTCGCCGACCCGGCGCACCGGCCCGCGGAGTGAGCGGGCCGGCGTGAGCACCACCGAGCGCCCGGCAGCGGAGACCACCGAGCTCCCCGCGGGCTACGAGCGCCGCTGGTGGGTGCTGGCGACGATGGTCGTCTGCCTGCTCATGGTGATCATGGGCAACACGATCCTGAACGTCGCGCTGCCCACCCTGCAGCGCGAGCTGGACGCCACCCAGGGCGAGCTGCAGTGGGCGATCGACTCCTACATCCTGGTGTTCGCCGGGCTGCTGTTCAGCTGGGGCGTGGTCGGTGACCGGATCGGCCGCCGCAAGGTGCTGCTCGCCGGGCTGACCATCTTCGCCCTGGGCTCGGTGCTGGCGGCGTTCAGCGGGTCGGCGCTGGAGCTCATCGCCTGGCGGGCGCTGATGGGCGTCGGCGGCGCGGCGGTGCAGCCGGCCACGCTGGCGGTGATCACCAACGTCTTCCCGGCCGGCGAGCGCGGCCGGGCGATCGGCTTCTGGGCCGGTGCCTCGGGGCTGGCCGTGGCCGGCGGGCCGCTGGCCGGTGGTCTGGTGCTCGAGCACTTCTGGTGGGGCGCGGTCTTCCTGCTCGGCGTCCCGGTCGCGGCGGTCGGCGTGCTCGGCATCCTGCTCGTCGTCCCGGAGTCCAAGGACCCCGACCCTGGCCGGCTCGACATCCCGGGCGTGCTGCTGTCGATCGCCGCCCTGGTGGTCCTGGTGTACGGGATCATCCGCGGGGGCTCCGAGGGCTGGGGTGACACGTTGACCTGGGGTGCGCTGGCCGTGGGCGCCGGCCTGCTCGCCGTCTTCGTCTGGTGGCAGCGCCGCACGGCGCACCCCGCGCTGGACGTCTCGCTGTTCCGCAGCCCCGCGTTCTCCGCCGCCGCCGGGGCGCTGGCGCTCAACTTCTTCGCCCTGCAGGGCGCGACGTTCTACCTCGTCTACTACCTGCAGGGCGTCCGCGGGTACTCGCCGCTGCAGAGCGGGGCCGCGCTGATCCCGGTGGCGCTCGGGATCGCGCTGATGGCCCCGCGGTCCTCGAAGCTCGCCGAGCGCTTCGGCGCCAAGGCCGTGTGCGCCACCGGGTTCGCCCTCATCGCGACCTCCTTCGCCGGCATCCAGCTGCTGGAGACCGACGCCCCGGTGTGGCTGGTACTGGTCGACCTGTCGCTGCAGGGCATCGGGATGGGTTGCACGCTGGCCCCGGCCACCGAGTCGATCATGTCGGTGGTGCCCCGGGAGAAGGCCGGCGCGGGTGCTGCGGTGAACAACTCCGTCCGGCAGGTGGGTGGTGCGCTGGGCGTGGCCATCCTCGGCTCGGTGCTGGCCGGCGCCTACGCCAGCCGGCTCGGGGACGACGTCGACGTGCTCCCGGCCGCGGCGCGCGACCAGGCCAGCGAGTCGATCGTCGCGACGCTGTCCGCGGTCGAGCAGGCCGAGCGGGCCGGTGGGGACGCCGCCACCGCGGCCGCTGCGGTCGCCGACCCGGCCCGCGAGGCCTTCGTCGGGGCCATGCACCTGACCGCCGTGGGCACCGCCGCCTGCGCCGTCGTCGCCATGGTCGTCGTCCTGGTCTGGCTGCCCGGACGGCACCGCACCCGCTGACCTGCCCCCTCGTGCGGTCGGGTGTCACCCGACCGGGCGTCCCGGCGTGGCGCGGACCGCCACGCTGCGTCGATCAGTGACCCACCCCACGCCTGCTCGGGTGACCCTCGACCGGACTGTGCGGGTCCCGTTGACCACGGAGCGTGCGGACCGCCACTGTCTGGGGGAGAGCGGCGCCGGACCCACGGCGCCGACGAGGAGGAGCCCCCGTGCACGACGTCCGCCCTGTCCAGCAGCTGCCGCACCGCCCCGCCCGCCGCGACCCCTTCGCGCCCCTGCTGGGCAGCGAGCGGGCGGAGATGATGCGCCGGCACGTGCGGGAGGGCCTGGTCACCCACTCGGTGCCCACCGGTGGCGCGCCGCAGCCGGTGACCGTGTTTGACGACGGCCGCGCGCGGGTCAACCTGGGCACCAACAACTACCTGGGCCTGGCCGGTGACCCGCAGGTGGTCGAGGCCGCGATCAGCGCGCTGCGCCAGTACGGCACCACCGCCGCCGGCAGCCGCATCCTCAACGGCACCACCCGGCTGCACCTGACGCTGGAGCAGGAGCTCGCCGAGCACTACGGCACCGAGGACGCCGTCATCGTCTCCTCCGGCGTCAACGCCAACGTCGCCGTGCTGTCGACCAGCTGCGCCCCCGGCGACGTGCTGCTCGTCGACGCCCATGCCCACGCCAGCCTGCACACCGCCGCCGCGGGCAGCCGCGGCACGGTCCAGCGCTTCACCCACAACTCGACCGCCTCGCTGGAGCGTCGGCTGAGCAAGCTCGACCCCGAGGCCGGGGCGGTCGTCGTCGTGGACGGGGTCTACTCGATGAGCGGCGAGGCCGCACCGCTGGCCGCGATCGCCGGGCTCTGCGGGCGGTTCTCCGCCCGACTGGTGGTCGACGAGGCGCACGGGCTGGGCGTGCTCGGCGCGGGCGGCCGCGGCGCCGCGGAGGCCGCCGGGGTGCTCGACCGGGTCGACGCGGTGACCGTCGCCTTCAGCAAGTCGCTGGCGAGCGTGGGCGGGGCGGTGATGACCTCGCGCGCCGTCGCCGACGGCATCCGGGGCACCGCGATGCCCTACATCTTCAGCGCCTCCGGCGACCCCGCCGCGATCGCCGCCGCGCTCGCCTCGCTGCGGGTGCTGCGGCGCGAGCCGGAGCGGATGGAGCGGCTGCGCGCCAACGGCGAGCTGCTGCGCCGGGTGCTGACCGAGCACGGCGCCGCGCCGCTGCCGGGCAGGGGCGCGGTCATCGCCGTCCTCACCGGCGACGACGAGGCCACCCGGGCCGCCTGGGCCGCGGCGCACGAGGCCGGCGTCTACACCAACGCGGTCGGCTACCCGGCGGTGCCGCGGGGCAGGGGCGTGCTGCGGCTCGCGGTGATGGCCACCCACACCGAGGAGCAGCTGCGCCTGGCCGGCGAGCTGGTCGCCGCCGCCGTCCGCAGCGTGCGCACCCCGGAGGTCACCGACCTGGCCGAGGCCGTCGCCTGACGGGTGGCCGACCCGCCTGGGCACACCGGCCCGGCGCGGGTCGGGCAGGATGAGCCGCGTGAGCGACGCGACCAACTCCGGCACCCTCATCCTGCTCCGCCACGGCGAGAGCGAGTGGAACAAGGCCAACCTGTTCACCGGCTGGGTGGACGTCGAGCTGTCCGAGAAGGGCCGGGCCGAGGCCGCCCGCGGCGGGCAGCTGCTCGCCGAGCAGGACCTGCTGCCCGACGTGCTGCACACCTCGCTGCTCAAGCGGGCGATCACCACCGCCGAGCTGGCGCTGGCCGCCGCCGACCGGCAGTGGATCCCGGTGCGCCGGTCCTGGCGGCTCAACGAGCGGCACTACGGCGCGCTGCAGGGCAAGGACAAGGCGCAGACCCTGGCCGAGTACGGCGAGGAGCAGTTCATGACCTGGCGGCGCAGCTACGCCACCCCGCCGCCGCCGATCGAGGCCGGCAGCGAGTACAGCCAGGACGCCGACCCGCGCTACGCCGCGCTGCCCCCGGAGGCCCGCCCGGCCACCGAGTGCCTGGCCGACGTCGTCGTCCGGATGCTGCCCTACTGGTACGACGCGATCGTCCCGGACCTGCGGGCCGGCCGGAACGTGCTGGTCACCGCGCACGGCAACAGCCTGCGCGCGCTGGTGAAGCACCTCGACGGCATGGGCGACGACGAGGTGGTCGGGCTCAACATCCCGACCGGCGTCCCGCTGCGCTACGACCTGGACGCCGACCTGCGGCCGACCAACCCGGGTGGCCAGTACCTCGACCCCGAGGCCGCCGCCGCCGCGATCGAGGCCGTCAAGAACCAGGGCAAGAAGTAGCGGAGCCCCGGGCGCTCTGCGCCCGGGGCCCGTCGGCCCCTCTGCAGGGTCCCGTCCCGAGCGTGCGAGGGATGGGCGGCAGAGGGGTCCTTCCGCTAGCCGACGTGCGGCGACTTCTCGCCGGTGACCAGGTAGACGACGCGGCGGGCGACGCTGACGGCGTGGTCGGCGAACCGCTCGTAGTAGCGGCCCAGCAGGGTGACGTCGATGGCGGCCTCGATGCCGTGGCCCCAGGTGGGCAGCAGCAGCTCGCGGAACAGCTGCTTGTGCAGCTGGTCCATCAGGTCGTCCTCGGCCTCCAGCTCGGCGGCGGCCTCGATGTCGCGCTTGGCGATCACCGTGCCGGCCTTGGTCACCAGGCTCTCGGCCACGTGCCCGGCCTCGAGGAGGATCGGTCGCACCTCCTGCGGCACCGCGTGCTCCGGGAAGCGCATCCGGGCCACCTTGGCGATGTGCTCGGCCAGGTCGCCCATCCGCTCCAGGTCGCCGACGATGCGCATCGCGGTGGTGATCGTGCGAAGGTCGGTGGCGACCGGCTGCTGGCGCGCCAGCAGCGTGAAGCAGCGCTCCTCGATGCTCTCCCGCACCGCGTCGATGCGCTCGTCGCCGGCGATCACCAGGTCGGCGAGCGCCACGTCGGCGTCCAGCAGCGCGGTGGTGGCGGTGCTCATGGCCGATCCGACCGAGTTCGCCATCTCCACCAGGCAGGCGTTGATGTCGTCCAGTTCCTCGCGGTAGCTCTCCCGCAACACGGTTCCTCCCTCGTCACGTCGCCGGTCCGGTGGACGCCGGGCGACGCTGCACCGCGCGGGGGCGTCTCGGCTCGACGGTCACGGCACGCGGATGCCGTCGAGGGTAGAGACCGGCGGCCGGGCACCAGGGGACTGGCAGGTGAACGCCTGTGCACACCGTGGTGAACAGTACCGACCCGACCGGGTGAGGAGCACCGGAGCGGCTGGTCAGGCTGCCGGAGCCGCCTAGCATCGACCCTGTGGAACCCCTGCTCGCCCTGATGGCGGGCCTCGTGATCGGCCTGCTGCTGGCGTTGACGGTGGTCCGCGCCCGCTACCGGCCCGTCGACGAGGGCGGTTCCGGGCTCCGCGCGGCCGCCTTCGAGCCGCGCGTCGACTCCGACGCCGCGCTCAGCCGCCGGCTCGTCGACCTGATGGACCCCGCCGTCGTGCTGGTCGGTCCCGACGACGCCGTCCTGCTGGCCAACCCCTCCGCGCGGGCGCTGGGCATCCTCCGCGGCGACCGCCTGCTGGTGCCCGGCCTGCTCGAGGTGGCGCGCAACGTGCAGGTCAGCGGCTCCCGCCGGGCCGACGTCGCGCTGCCCGGCGACCTGGTCGGCACCGGCCCGCGGATGGTCGGCGTGCACGGCATCCGGCTGGGCAGTGGCCCGGTGGTCGCCCCCGGGCCGGTGGCGCTGGTGCTCACCGACGTCACCGAGGCGCGCCGGGTCGAGGCGGTCCGCCGCGACTTCGTGGCCAACGTCGGGCACGAGCTGAAGACGCCGGTCGGCGCGCTGGCGCTGCTGGCCGAGGCGGTGCAGGGCGCGGCCGACGACCCGGAGACGGTGCAGCGCTTCGCCGCGCGGATGAGCCACGAGGCCGACCGGCTCGCGCGGCTGGTGCGCGAGCTGATCGACCTGTCCCGGCTGCAGGGCGCCGAGCCGCTGCCCGAGCTGGTGCCGGTCGCCGTCGGCACGGTCGTCGCCGAGGCGGTCGACCGGACCAGGGCCGCTGCGGCCGCCAAGGACATCCAGCTGGCCGTCGCCGCGCAGCCGGGCCTCGTCGTCCGCGGGGTGGAGGCCCAGCTGGCCACCGCGCTGACCAACCTGCTCGCCAACGCGGTCGCCTACAGCCCGCCGGGGACGACGATCGCCGTCGGTGCCCGGGCGCGCTCGGGGTTCGCCGAGATCGCGGTGACCGACTCCGGCATCGGCATCCCGCGATCGGACCGGTCGCGGGTCTTCGAGCGCTTCTACCGGGTCGACCAGTCGCGGGCCAGCTCCACCGGCGGCACCGGGCTGGGGCTGGCGATCGTGAAGCACGTGGCCAGCAACCACGGCGGTGCGGTCACGGTCTGGAGCGAGGAGGGGCTGGGCTCCACGTTCACCCTCCGGATCCCGATGGCCACCGACGCCGACCAGCCGGTGGACGACGACGGCCCCGAGCGGCCGCCCGTGCCGCCGCTGCACGGCCGCCAGACACCTGACGACGACCCCGCCGGGGTCGCGCAGCCGAACGCGCCAGAGAACATGGAGAAGGGACGGTCATGACCCGAGTGCTCGTGGTGGAGGACGAGGAGTCCTTCTCCGATGCGCTGTCCTACATGCTGCGCCGGGAGGGCTACGACACCGTCGTGGCCGCCACCGGCACGGACGCGCTCGCCGAGTTCGACCGGGCCGGGGCCGACATCGTGCTGCTGGACCTCATGCTGCCCGGGCTCTCCGGCACCGAGGTCTGCCGGGCGCTGCGCACCAGGAGCTCGGTGCCGATCATCATGCTGACCGCCAAGGACACCGAGATCGACAAGGTCGTCGGGCTGGAGCTGGGCGCGGACGACTACGTCACCAAGCCCTACTCGGCCCGCGAGCTGGTGGCCCGGATGCGGGCGGTGCTGCGCCGCGGCACCGAGGCGGAGGTCTCCAGCGAGTCGGCGCTGGCCGCCGGCCCGGTGCGGCTGGACGTCGACCGGCACGTGGTCGCGGTCGACGGGCAGCCGGTCTCGCTGCCGCTCAAGGAGTTCGACCTCCTGGAGCTGCTGCTGCGCAACGCCGGCCGGGTGCTCACCCGCGGGCAGCTCATCGACCGGGTGTGGGGAGCGGACTACGTCGGGGACACCAAGACCCTCGACGTCCACGTCAAGCGGCTGCGCGCCAAGCTGGAGCCCGACCCGGCCAACCCGCGGTACCTGGTGACCGTCCGGGGGCTCGGCTACAAGTTCGAGGCCTGAGGAGGGGCCCCGCTGCCGGGCAGCGGGGCCGTCCCGGTCACTGGCCCCGGCCGGTCTCTTCCTGCAGCTCGTCGATCTTGATCGAGGCGTCCGCCTTGCTGATGTCGTCGGGCACCTCCTCGCCGGCCTGCCGCGCCAGGGTGTGCAGGTAGCTCTTCTGCGCGCCGGTGGCCGGCTCGTCGCCGGTCACCCAGTCGGAGGGGTCCTTCTCGGCGGTGGGGTCGCCGGCCTGCCCGGTGTTCACGTTGGATTCGCTCATGTGTTCGAAGCTACGCGGGGATGCCGACCCGTGCAGCCCGAGCGGTGACGACGGCGGCGTCCACCGCGCTCTGCGCCGCGGCGCGGTCGGCGACCCGGGTGCGGGCCTGCTCCCACCGGCGGCCGGTGCGGTAGACGTGCACCGCTCCGCACTGGGGGCACTCGACGTGCAGGGCGACGTGGGTCGGGTGGTTGGCGATCGATCGGATGCGCCGGTCAGCGACCAGCTCGTCGGTCCGGGTCACGGGGCAGGTGATCAGCAACATGGGACGAGCGTGCTCGGGGCGGACGGCACCGACGAGTGGCAGGACTGACCACGGTCGCGGTTTTCCTGCCAGGATGTGCCCATGACCACAACGGACCGCCCGCTCGTCGTCAGCGCCGTCGTCGCCGACGGACTGGTGGGCAGCTTCGGCGTGGGGGTGGCCGCCGAGGTGTTCGGCTACGACCGCCGCGCGATGGGGCTCCCGCTGTTCGACTTCGCGCTGGTCGCCGAGCGCCCGGGGGTGCTGCGCACCGACACCGGCATCGCGATGGTCGTCGAGCACGGCCTGGACCGGCTGGCGTCCTCCGACATCGTGCTGGTCACCGCCTGGGAGCTGTTCGACCACGAGCCCCCGGCGCAGCTGCTCGACGGCCTGCGCGCGGCGTACGCGCGGGGGGCGGTGATCGTCAGCCACTGCACCGGGGCCTTCGTGCTGGCCCGCGCCGGGCTGCTCGAGGGCAAGCGCGCCTCCACGCACTGGCGGTACGCCGGGGAGCTGGCCGCCCGGCACCCCGGGATCGAGGTGGACGCCGCCGTCCTCTACGTGGACAACGGCCAGGTCATCACCGGGGCCGGCACCGCGGCCGGGGTCGACACGATGCTGCACCTGGTGCGGCGTGAGTGGGGTGCGGCCGCGGCCAACGCGCTGGCCCGCGAGATGGTCGTCCCGCCGCACCGCGACGGCGGCCAGGCCCAGTTCATCGACACCCCGGTCGCCCGCTGCGAGGACGACCTGCTGGGCGTCGTCCTGGAGTGGGCCCGCGGCCACCTGGCCGAGGACATCAGCGTCGAGCTGCTGGCCCGCCGGGCGCTGATGAGCCCGCGCAGCTTCGCTCGCCGGTTCAAGGCCACCACCGGGACGACGCCGCACGCCTGGCTGCTCGGCCAGCGGCTGGCCGCGGCCGAGACGCTGCTCGAGGAGAGCGACGCCCCGGTCGAGGAGATCGCCCGGCTGGTCGGCTTCGGCACCGCGGCCGGCCTGCGCGAGCAGTTCGCCCGCCGTCGCGGTGTCTCCCCGCGGGCCTACCGGCAGACCTTCCGGGCCGGCCGCACCGCCGCCTCAGCCGGGCCGGCGCCGGTGCAGCTCCACCGGCACTGGCCGGGGGCTGGCGGGGTGCGGGGCGACGAGGCCGGCGTCGAGGCGGGCCTCGGTCAGCCGGCGTAGCTCGGCGTAGGCGGCCGGGCCCAGCAGCGCGGTCAGCTCCGGGCCGTAGGTGACCACCAGCGGCTCGGCGGCGACGTGGGCGACCGGCGAGCCGGTGCACCACCAGTGCAGGTCGTGCCCGCCCGGCCCCCAGCCGCGCCGGTCGAACTCGCCGATGGAGGACACCAGCACCCGGGTGTCGTCGGGGCGGTCGACCCACTCCTGCTCCCGGCGCACCGGGAGCTGCCAGCACACGTCGGGCTTGGTCTCCAGCGGGTGCCGGCCCTGCCGCAGCGCCATGGCGTGCAGCGCGCAGCCGGCGCCACCGGGGTGCCCGGGCCGGTTGAGGAACAGGCAGGCGCCGTCGACCACCCGGGTGCGCAGCGCCTGCTCCGCGGGCTCGCCGGGGGCGGGCTCGGTCAGGGTGTCGGGCTCGGTCCAGTCGTCCCGGCCCACCGGCGTCCCGGGGTGGCGCTGCCAGTCCAGCGGGGTGAGCTCGGCGACCGAGGCCTCCACCCGGGCCAGGTCGTCGGAGTCGGTGAAGAAGGCGCCGTGGTTGCAGCAGCCGTCCTCGGCCCGCCCCTCGACCACCCCGGCGCAGCCGCGGCCGAAGACGCACGTCCACGCGCTGGTCAGCCAGGTGAGGTCGGCGCGGACCAGGTGCTCGGGGTCGGCGGGGTCGGAGAACTCGATCCACTCGCGGGCGAAGTCCAGCCCGACCTCGGGCGGGGGGCCGACAGGGGTGCTCGGGTCCACGGCGGGAGCGTAGGCGTCGGCGGAGGCCCCGAGACACGGCCGGGCCCCAGACGGCAGACTCTGCGGCATGCGACTCGGGGTGCTGGACGTCGGCTCCAACTCCGTGCACCTCCTGGTGGTCGACGCCCATCGCGGCGCGCACCCCACGGCGATGCACGACGACCGCTGGCTGCTCCGGCTGGCCGAGCACGTCGGTGACGACGGCAAGCTCTCCAAGGCGGGGGAGAAGGCGCTGCTCAGCGCCGTGCAGAAGGCCAAGGCGCAGGCCGCCGACCGCGACTGCGACGAGCTGATGGCCTTCGTCACCTCCGCGATCCGGGAGGCCGACAACGGGTCGGCGGTGCTCCGCCGGGTGCGCGAGCAGACCGGCGTGGACCTGCAGGTGCTCAGCGGCGAGGACGAGGCCCGGCTGACCTTCCTCGCGGTGCGGCGCTGGTTCGGCTGGAGCGCCGGCCGGGTGCTGGTGCTCGACATCGGCGGCGGCTCGCTGGAGCTGGCGACCGGCGTCGACGAGGACCCCGACGTCGCGATGTCGGTGCCGCTGGGGGCCGGCCGGATGACCCGCCGCTTCCTCCCGAAGGCCGAGACCGGCGGCCGCCCGGACCTCGCCGCGCTGCGCGCCCTGGAGGAGCACGCCGACGACGTGCTCACCTCGCCGGGCAAGAAGCTGCGCGGGGCGGGCGAACCCGACCTGGTGGTCGCGACGTCGAAGACCTTCCGGACGCTCGCCCGGCTGGCCGGTGCCGCGCCCTACGCCGCGGGCCTGCGCGTGCCCCGCGAGCTGACCGCCATCGGGTTGTCCCAGGTGATCGGCTTCGTGTCCCGGATCGAGTCCTCGGCGCTGGCCGAGCTGCAGGGCGTGTCGGCCCAACGCGCGCACCAGGTGCCCGCAGGTGCCGTCGTGGCGCAGGCCGCGATGCGCGCGGTGGACGTACCGTTCGTGCGGATCTGTCCCTGGGCGCTGCGTGAGGGAGTCATCCTGCGCCGTCTGGACCAGCTGGAGGGAGCGTGATGTCGGAACCGAACTCGGGTGAGTACAGCGTCCGCTCGCTCGCCGAGATCCTGCGCGAGCACGGGCTGG
This window encodes:
- a CDS encoding YbjN domain-containing protein, whose product is MSERTVPELDTVIEGTLRAADLEFEHPGPGRWVVTLPGEKRLRTLVGLTVGGHGFRVEAFVCRQPDENREQLWAWLLQHNARMYGVSYSIDTVGDIYLTGRLPHAAVTPEEIDRLLGSVLTYADEHFNTMLEIGFGSSIRREWDWRVKRGESLRNLEAFAAFADPAHRPAE
- a CDS encoding MFS transporter, which gives rise to MSTTERPAAETTELPAGYERRWWVLATMVVCLLMVIMGNTILNVALPTLQRELDATQGELQWAIDSYILVFAGLLFSWGVVGDRIGRRKVLLAGLTIFALGSVLAAFSGSALELIAWRALMGVGGAAVQPATLAVITNVFPAGERGRAIGFWAGASGLAVAGGPLAGGLVLEHFWWGAVFLLGVPVAAVGVLGILLVVPESKDPDPGRLDIPGVLLSIAALVVLVYGIIRGGSEGWGDTLTWGALAVGAGLLAVFVWWQRRTAHPALDVSLFRSPAFSAAAGALALNFFALQGATFYLVYYLQGVRGYSPLQSGAALIPVALGIALMAPRSSKLAERFGAKAVCATGFALIATSFAGIQLLETDAPVWLVLVDLSLQGIGMGCTLAPATESIMSVVPREKAGAGAAVNNSVRQVGGALGVAILGSVLAGAYASRLGDDVDVLPAAARDQASESIVATLSAVEQAERAGGDAATAAAAVADPAREAFVGAMHLTAVGTAACAVVAMVVVLVWLPGRHRTR
- a CDS encoding aminotransferase class I/II-fold pyridoxal phosphate-dependent enzyme; this encodes MHDVRPVQQLPHRPARRDPFAPLLGSERAEMMRRHVREGLVTHSVPTGGAPQPVTVFDDGRARVNLGTNNYLGLAGDPQVVEAAISALRQYGTTAAGSRILNGTTRLHLTLEQELAEHYGTEDAVIVSSGVNANVAVLSTSCAPGDVLLVDAHAHASLHTAAAGSRGTVQRFTHNSTASLERRLSKLDPEAGAVVVVDGVYSMSGEAAPLAAIAGLCGRFSARLVVDEAHGLGVLGAGGRGAAEAAGVLDRVDAVTVAFSKSLASVGGAVMTSRAVADGIRGTAMPYIFSASGDPAAIAAALASLRVLRREPERMERLRANGELLRRVLTEHGAAPLPGRGAVIAVLTGDDEATRAAWAAAHEAGVYTNAVGYPAVPRGRGVLRLAVMATHTEEQLRLAGELVAAAVRSVRTPEVTDLAEAVA
- a CDS encoding phosphoglyceromutase, translated to MSDATNSGTLILLRHGESEWNKANLFTGWVDVELSEKGRAEAARGGQLLAEQDLLPDVLHTSLLKRAITTAELALAAADRQWIPVRRSWRLNERHYGALQGKDKAQTLAEYGEEQFMTWRRSYATPPPPIEAGSEYSQDADPRYAALPPEARPATECLADVVVRMLPYWYDAIVPDLRAGRNVLVTAHGNSLRALVKHLDGMGDDEVVGLNIPTGVPLRYDLDADLRPTNPGGQYLDPEAAAAAIEAVKNQGKK
- the phoU gene encoding phosphate signaling complex protein PhoU, with product MLRESYREELDDINACLVEMANSVGSAMSTATTALLDADVALADLVIAGDERIDAVRESIEERCFTLLARQQPVATDLRTITTAMRIVGDLERMGDLAEHIAKVARMRFPEHAVPQEVRPILLEAGHVAESLVTKAGTVIAKRDIEAAAELEAEDDLMDQLHKQLFRELLLPTWGHGIEAAIDVTLLGRYYERFADHAVSVARRVVYLVTGEKSPHVG
- a CDS encoding sensor histidine kinase, with product MEPLLALMAGLVIGLLLALTVVRARYRPVDEGGSGLRAAAFEPRVDSDAALSRRLVDLMDPAVVLVGPDDAVLLANPSARALGILRGDRLLVPGLLEVARNVQVSGSRRADVALPGDLVGTGPRMVGVHGIRLGSGPVVAPGPVALVLTDVTEARRVEAVRRDFVANVGHELKTPVGALALLAEAVQGAADDPETVQRFAARMSHEADRLARLVRELIDLSRLQGAEPLPELVPVAVGTVVAEAVDRTRAAAAAKDIQLAVAAQPGLVVRGVEAQLATALTNLLANAVAYSPPGTTIAVGARARSGFAEIAVTDSGIGIPRSDRSRVFERFYRVDQSRASSTGGTGLGLAIVKHVASNHGGAVTVWSEEGLGSTFTLRIPMATDADQPVDDDGPERPPVPPLHGRQTPDDDPAGVAQPNAPENMEKGRS
- a CDS encoding response regulator transcription factor, encoding MTRVLVVEDEESFSDALSYMLRREGYDTVVAATGTDALAEFDRAGADIVLLDLMLPGLSGTEVCRALRTRSSVPIIMLTAKDTEIDKVVGLELGADDYVTKPYSARELVARMRAVLRRGTEAEVSSESALAAGPVRLDVDRHVVAVDGQPVSLPLKEFDLLELLLRNAGRVLTRGQLIDRVWGADYVGDTKTLDVHVKRLRAKLEPDPANPRYLVTVRGLGYKFEA
- a CDS encoding DUF3072 domain-containing protein — its product is MSESNVNTGQAGDPTAEKDPSDWVTGDEPATGAQKSYLHTLARQAGEEVPDDISKADASIKIDELQEETGRGQ
- a CDS encoding helix-turn-helix domain-containing protein; the protein is MTTTDRPLVVSAVVADGLVGSFGVGVAAEVFGYDRRAMGLPLFDFALVAERPGVLRTDTGIAMVVEHGLDRLASSDIVLVTAWELFDHEPPAQLLDGLRAAYARGAVIVSHCTGAFVLARAGLLEGKRASTHWRYAGELAARHPGIEVDAAVLYVDNGQVITGAGTAAGVDTMLHLVRREWGAAAANALAREMVVPPHRDGGQAQFIDTPVARCEDDLLGVVLEWARGHLAEDISVELLARRALMSPRSFARRFKATTGTTPHAWLLGQRLAAAETLLEESDAPVEEIARLVGFGTAAGLREQFARRRGVSPRAYRQTFRAGRTAASAGPAPVQLHRHWPGAGGVRGDEAGVEAGLGQPA
- a CDS encoding Ppx/GppA phosphatase family protein; translation: MRLGVLDVGSNSVHLLVVDAHRGAHPTAMHDDRWLLRLAEHVGDDGKLSKAGEKALLSAVQKAKAQAADRDCDELMAFVTSAIREADNGSAVLRRVREQTGVDLQVLSGEDEARLTFLAVRRWFGWSAGRVLVLDIGGGSLELATGVDEDPDVAMSVPLGAGRMTRRFLPKAETGGRPDLAALRALEEHADDVLTSPGKKLRGAGEPDLVVATSKTFRTLARLAGAAPYAAGLRVPRELTAIGLSQVIGFVSRIESSALAELQGVSAQRAHQVPAGAVVAQAAMRAVDVPFVRICPWALREGVILRRLDQLEGA